One Megalops cyprinoides isolate fMegCyp1 chromosome 23, fMegCyp1.pri, whole genome shotgun sequence genomic region harbors:
- the tprkb gene encoding EKC/KEOPS complex subunit TPRKB produces the protein MQLTQKLDLFPEYVVTQLLFKDVKNAADLRKSAIAQEISGALINPAMIVDPFQILVAANKALHVQKVGKMKTRSLYSEIIFNLSPTNNISEAFKKFGLSDGDGAVAVVLVHAAEETRSTDDILAKVDGQQIPVNQISCLTDVAKIKKLFKITPQEEHSGTLLDAVICRMAIKDVL, from the exons ATGCAACTAACCCAGAAGCTTGATCTGTTTCCTGAATACGTCGTGACACAGTTGCTGTTTAAAGATGTTAAAAATGCTGCAGATTTGAGAAAAAGTGCGATCGCACAAGAAATCAGTGGCGCTTTAATAAACCCGGCGATG ATCGTTGACCCTTTCCAAATCCTCGTGGCCGCAAACAAAGCACTTCACGTGCAGAAGGttggaaaaatgaaaacgaGGAGCCTTTATTCTGAAATCATATTTAACCTTTCGCCTACAAACAAC ATCTCAGAGGCCTTTAAAAAGTTCGGACTGTCAGACGGGGACGGCGCAGTGGCGGTGGTTCTGGTCCACGCAGCGGAAGAGACACGCAGCACGGATGACATCCTGGCCAAGGTGGACGGGCAGCAGATCCCGGTGAATCAGATCTCCTGCCTGACCGATGTGGCCAAGATTAAAAAG CTGTTCAAGATTACGCCGCAGGAGGAACATTCTGGAACACTGCTGGATGCGGTCATCTGCAGAATGGCGATTAAAGATGTTTTATAA
- the alg10 gene encoding dol-P-Glc:Glc(2)Man(9)GlcNAc(2)-PP-Dol alpha-1,2-glucosyltransferase: MMERYEGYIFTALCSANFFISCLLFSKITREQRDPYMDEIFHVPQAQKYCQGKFSEWDPMITTLPGLYLVSVGVIKPLVWLAGWTGEVVCSTAMLRFINLLFNCGNLYLLYLITHKLHFKDKTRAAWRRALVALSLSTFPVLYFFTFLYYTDAGSTFFTLFAYLMTLYGSHKASALLGCGAILFRQTNIIWVAFCAGTVVAGRLEEAWETEQAKRREERPAGRSALSAGDTGRVLRFLLEYVTSPSRLRALLLAAWPYAAVATAFLLFVILNGGIVVGDRSSHEACLHFPQLFYFLSFSLLFSAPAALSLRRAGGFLHSLRKQPWLYLCAAALSLLLVWKFTFVHKYLLADNRHFPFYVWRRVFQRHPLVPFALVPGYVFAAWSFAESLKCRSVFWNLAFLVCVAAATVPQKLLEFRYFILPYLLYRLHMPLPSVGRLLLELALHAALNAATLHLFLHRPFQWPHSPALQRFMW, encoded by the exons ATGATGGAGAGATATGAGGGGTATATTTTTACTGCTTTGTGCAGCGcaaacttttttatttcttgccTGCTGTTCTCCAAAATAACCCGGGAGCAAAGGGATCCATACATGGACGAAATATTCCACGTACCGCAAGCGCAGAAATACTGCCAAGGAAAATTCAGCGAG TGGGACCCGATGATCACCACGCTGCCGGGCCTGTACCTGGTGTCGGTGGGGGTGATTAAGCCGCTGGTGTGGCTGGCGGGGTGGACGGGGGAGGTGGTGTGCTCCACGGCAATGCTGCGCTTCATCAATTTACTCTTCAACTGCGGAAACCTCTACCTGCTGTATCTCATCACGCATAAACTCCACTTTAAAGACAAG ACCCGCGCTGCATGGCGCAGAGCGCTGGTGGCACTGTCTCTGTCCACCTTTCCCGTGCTCTACTTTTTCACCTTCCTGTACTACACGGACGCCGGCTCCACCTTCTTCACACTCTTCGCCTACCTGATGACGTTATATGGCAGCCACAAAGCCTCCGCGCTGCTCGGCTGTGGCGCCATCCTCTTCCGCCAAACTAACATCATCTGGGTGGCGTTCTGCGCCGGCACCGTGGTGGCCGGGAGGCTGGAGGAGGCCTGGGAGACGGAGCAGgccaagaggagagaggagagaccggCCGGCCGCAGCGCACTGTCCGCGGGCGACACCGGAAGGGTCCTCCGCTTCCTGCTGGAGTACGTCACCTCGCCGTCCCGTCTGCGGGCCCTGCTGCTGGCGGCCTGGCCGTACGCCGCAGTCGCCACGGCCTTCCTCCTGTTTGTCATCCTGAATGGTGGGATCGTGGTGGGCGACAGGAGCAGCCACGAGGCCTGTCTGCACTTCCCTCAGCTCTTTTACTTCCTGTCCTTCAGCCTGCTGTTCTCGGCCCCCGCGGCTCTGTCCCTTCGCAGGGCCGGCGGCTTCCTGCACTCGCTCAGAAAGCAGCCCTGGCTGTACCTGTGCGCTGccgccctctccctgctgctggtcTGGAAATTCACCTTCGTCCACAAGTACCTGCTGGCGGACAACAGGCACTTCCCCTTCTACGTGTGGAGGCGTGTGTTCCAGAGGCACCCGCTGGTGCCCTTCGCCCTGGTGCCCGGCTACGTCTTCGCCGCGTGGAGCTTCGCGGAGTCGCTGAAGTGCCGGTCGGTGTTCTGGAACCTGGCGTTCCTGGTGTGTGTGGCGGCGGCCACTGTCCCGCAGAAGCTGCTGGAGTTCCGCTACTTCATCCTGCCCTACCTGCTGTACCGCCTGCACATGCCGCTGCCCTCGGTGGGCcgcctgctgctggagctggcgCTGCACGCCGCCCTGAACGCCGCCACGCTCCACCTCTTCCTGCACAGACCCTTCCAGTGGCCCCACAGCCCCGCCCTGCAGAGGTTCATGTGGTGA